A genomic region of Caenorhabditis elegans chromosome V contains the following coding sequences:
- the irld-1 gene encoding Receptor L-domain domain-containing protein (Confirmed by transcript evidence), translating into MLSEVYKTLLLAVCCFSAVDGFRNVCSGSDLSVRSNLDVKQLSELLKEDPCTHVAGDVVIENLTDIAIPIEVYKRVRHVHGSIIIANNTNISSPIHFPSLRSINASLLPCILVLFNENVKFSVGGQFSKALTQHPIKFAVLKNKNRVIDMNDYNLWYLAGHPARTFLIDSSLSAEICLEDVFKPLAGIMGFLFVALASALSTILFYDRSN; encoded by the exons atgctGTCTGAAG TCTATAAAACTCTACTTCTCGCCGTCTGCTGCTTTTCTGCCGTCGATGGATTCCGTAATGTGTGCTCTGGATCCGATTTGAGCGTGAGATCCAACTTGGACGTTAAGCAGCTCAGTGAATTGCTGAAGGAGGATCCGTGTACTCATGTTGCTGGGGATGTTGTGATTGAGAACTTGA CTGACATCGCAATTCCAATTGAAGTCTACAAACGTGTTCGCCACGTGCACGGATCGATAATCATTGCGAACAACACAAATATCAGCTCTCCAATCCATTTCCCGTCTCTCCGGTCCATCAATGCATCGCTTCTTCCGTGCATTTTGGTCCTCTTCAACGAAAacgtcaaattttcagttggcGGTCAATTTTCGAAGGCTCTGACCCAACATCCGATAAAGTTTGCGGttcttaaaaataagaatCGTGTTATTGATATG AATGATTACAACTTGTGGTATTTGGCGGGACATCCAGCTCGTACATTCCTTATCGACTCGAGTCTCTCCGCAGAAATTTGCCTGGAGGAtg tattCAAACCACTCGCCGGAATCATGGGTTTCCTGTTTGTAGCACTTGCTTCCGCGTTGTCTACGATCTTGTTCTATGACCGATCGAACTGA
- the irld-1 gene encoding Recep_L_domain domain-containing protein (Confirmed by transcript evidence) has translation MNDYNLWYLAGHPARTFLIDSSLSAEICLEDVFKPLAGIMGFLFVALASALSTILFYDRSN, from the exons ATG AATGATTACAACTTGTGGTATTTGGCGGGACATCCAGCTCGTACATTCCTTATCGACTCGAGTCTCTCCGCAGAAATTTGCCTGGAGGAtg tattCAAACCACTCGCCGGAATCATGGGTTTCCTGTTTGTAGCACTTGCTTCCGCGTTGTCTACGATCTTGTTCTATGACCGATCGAACTGA
- the irld-1 gene encoding Recep_L_domain domain-containing protein (Confirmed by transcript evidence): protein MGFLFVALASALSTILFYDRSN, encoded by the coding sequence ATGGGTTTCCTGTTTGTAGCACTTGCTTCCGCGTTGTCTACGATCTTGTTCTATGACCGATCGAACTGA
- the glrx-3 gene encoding Glutaredoxin 3 (Confirmed by transcript evidence) encodes MPIQEIKSGEEVAAFIKEPSPAVLHFYASWAPSCEQVNQLLDDLLAEIALPLRAAFIDAEALPGISLNFKITAAPTLVFFSNGKEVDRIDGFVPKEIQSKVVLVASRSLSQSSSDASSTTSSTPSLTPQQEKEALNARLGALVNSQKVMVFMKGDPSAPRCGFSRTIVELLNSHKIKFGSFDIFSDEAVRQGLKEYSNWPTYPQLYFDGELIGGLDVVKEEFSDPQFIKQLPKVGENSEGGSLEDRLKKLVSSQRLMLFMKGDRETPKCGFSRTIVDLLNKARADYHTFDILEDEEVRNSPIGQLIHSSISTESSSEGLMSSRKSSWIRISFVRFQELEMIN; translated from the exons atgcCAATTCAAGAAATCAAGTCAGGAGAGGAGGTTGCTGCGTTCATTAAGGAACCATCTCCAGCTGTTCTTCATTTCTACGCATCGTGGGCTCCAAGCTGTGAGCAAGTTAATCAGCTACTGGATGATTTGCTCGCTGAAATTGCTCTGCCGCTTCGTGCCGCCTTCATTGACGCTGAAGCTTTGCCCGGAATTTCGTTGAATTTCAAGATTACTGCTGCGCCGACGCTTGTATTTTTTAGT aatggcAAAGAAGTCGACAGAATCGATGGCTTCGTGCCAAAAGAGATCCAATCAAAAGTTGTTCTTGTTGCCAGCCGATCCCTTTCCCAGAGCTCATCGGATGCTTCATCTACAACCTCTTCCACACCTTCACTGACTCCACAACAAGAAAAGGAAGCTCTAAATGCCAGATTGGGTGCGCTGGTCAATTCTCAAAAAGTCATGGTTTTCATGAAAGGAGATCCATCGGCGCCACGTTGTGGTTTCTCGAGAACTATTGTCGAACTTTTAAATTCACATAAAATCAAATTCGGATCCTTCGACATTTTCTCGGATGAAGCAGTTCGCCAAGGATTAAAGGAATACTCGAATTGGCCAACTTATCCTCAACTCTATTTCGATGGAGAATTGATTGGAGGGCTTGATGTCGTCAAGGAGGAGTTTTCAGATCCACAATTTATCAAGCAACTTCCGAAAGTTGGAGAAAATAGTGAGGGGGGATCACTTGAAGATCGACTCAAAAAGCTTGTCTCATCGCAAAGATTGATGCTATTTATGAAAGGAGATCGGGAGACACCAAAGTGCGGATTTTCACGAACTATCGTTGATTTGTTGAACAAGGCTCGTGCTGATTATCATACTTTTGATATCTTGGAGGATGAGGAAGTCAG AAATTCTCCAATTGGCCAACTTATCCACAGCTCTATCTCGACGGAGAGCTCGTCGGAGGGCTTGATGTCGTCAAGGAAGAGCTCTTGGATACGCATTTCCTTCGTCAGATTCCAAGAATTAGAAATGATTAATTAA
- the glrx-3 gene encoding Glutaredoxin 3 (Confirmed by transcript evidence) yields MPIQEIKSGEEVAAFIKEPSPAVLHFYASWAPSCEQVNQLLDDLLAEIALPLRAAFIDAEALPGISLNFKITAAPTLVFFSNGKEVDRIDGFVPKEIQSKVVLVASRSLSQSSSDASSTTSSTPSLTPQQEKEALNARLGALVNSQKVMVFMKGDPSAPRCGFSRTIVELLNSHKIKFGSFDIFSDEAVRQGLKEYSNWPTYPQLYFDGELIGGLDVVKEEFSDPQFIKQLPKVGENSEGGSLEDRLKKLVSSQRLMLFMKGDRETPKCGFSRTIVDLLNKARADYHTFDILEDEEVRQGLKKFSNWPTYPQLYLDGELVGGLDVVKEELLDTHFLRQIPRIRND; encoded by the exons atgcCAATTCAAGAAATCAAGTCAGGAGAGGAGGTTGCTGCGTTCATTAAGGAACCATCTCCAGCTGTTCTTCATTTCTACGCATCGTGGGCTCCAAGCTGTGAGCAAGTTAATCAGCTACTGGATGATTTGCTCGCTGAAATTGCTCTGCCGCTTCGTGCCGCCTTCATTGACGCTGAAGCTTTGCCCGGAATTTCGTTGAATTTCAAGATTACTGCTGCGCCGACGCTTGTATTTTTTAGT aatggcAAAGAAGTCGACAGAATCGATGGCTTCGTGCCAAAAGAGATCCAATCAAAAGTTGTTCTTGTTGCCAGCCGATCCCTTTCCCAGAGCTCATCGGATGCTTCATCTACAACCTCTTCCACACCTTCACTGACTCCACAACAAGAAAAGGAAGCTCTAAATGCCAGATTGGGTGCGCTGGTCAATTCTCAAAAAGTCATGGTTTTCATGAAAGGAGATCCATCGGCGCCACGTTGTGGTTTCTCGAGAACTATTGTCGAACTTTTAAATTCACATAAAATCAAATTCGGATCCTTCGACATTTTCTCGGATGAAGCAGTTCGCCAAGGATTAAAGGAATACTCGAATTGGCCAACTTATCCTCAACTCTATTTCGATGGAGAATTGATTGGAGGGCTTGATGTCGTCAAGGAGGAGTTTTCAGATCCACAATTTATCAAGCAACTTCCGAAAGTTGGAGAAAATAGTGAGGGGGGATCACTTGAAGATCGACTCAAAAAGCTTGTCTCATCGCAAAGATTGATGCTATTTATGAAAGGAGATCGGGAGACACCAAAGTGCGGATTTTCACGAACTATCGTTGATTTGTTGAACAAGGCTCGTGCTGATTATCATACTTTTGATATCTTGGAGGATGAGGAAGTCAGGCAAGGGCTTAAG AAATTCTCCAATTGGCCAACTTATCCACAGCTCTATCTCGACGGAGAGCTCGTCGGAGGGCTTGATGTCGTCAAGGAAGAGCTCTTGGATACGCATTTCCTTCGTCAGATTCCAAGAATTAGAAATGATTAA
- the figl-1 gene encoding Spastin/Vps4 C-terminal domain-containing protein (Confirmed by transcript evidence), with translation MDFAEAARVVRPTVDDSQLDAYAAWDKKFGCLPPPSISR, from the coding sequence ATGGATTTCGCCGAAGCAGCTCGTGTCGTTCGGCCAACAGTCGACGATTCTCAATTGGATGCCTACGCGGCTTGGGACAAAAAATTCGGTTGCCTTCCACCTCCTTCAATATCCCGTTGA
- the figl-1 gene encoding Fidgetin-like protein 1 (Confirmed by transcript evidence), producing MYSPKRVKLNVTSGMRKRPETGENNDDLYPPTALARNGISPYFIGKPRRKIVVETPSDSAQQQPPFKSRSQQNGLDDELDGIIIDEDEDRTVDVSFSQKQDTRKLKSRPFLGEKSSFKLGEIPKPKEEKRREEPFTMRGFDFGSDDKVTKIRDKICDIVDPTNARRTDPNFIRQMHENTLKGIEVASNPHFKKTRAPTKNRAAIQNTLGTLYPSFTTAAGQDPQNSKFQVPLDRQSSSQSIGSLAGIPPARRAPDIPKRCSNPLIRKAMGMDTEGGGKDEKMSGLRAEPTLKHFDENIISLIESEIMSVNNEIGWADVAGLEGAKKALREIVVLPFKRPDVFTGIRAPPKGVLLFGPPGTGKTMIGRCVASQCKATFFNISASSLTSKWVGEGEKLVRALFSVARLKLPSVIFIDEIDSLLSSRSESEHESSRRIKTEFLVQLDGVNTAPDERLLVLGATNRPQELDEAARRRFQKRLYIALPEPESRTQIVQNLLVGTRHDITNHNLERIRELTDGYSGADMRQLCTEAAMGPIRDIGDDIETIDKDDIRAVTVMDFAEAARVVRPTVDDSQLDAYAAWDKKFGCLPPPSISR from the exons atgtATTCTCCAAAACGGGTAAAACTCAATGTGACCAGTGGAATGAGAAAACGGCCCGAAACCGGCGAAAATAACGATGATCTTTACCCACCGACGGCTCTTGCTCGCAATGGGATTAGTCCGTATTTTATCGGAAAACCCCGTCGAAAAATAGTCGTGGAGACACCTTCGGATTCAGCTCAGCAGCAGCCTCCATTCAAATCTCGTTCTCAACAAAATGGTCTGGATGACGAGCTAGACGGGATAATAATTGATGAAGACGAAGATAGAACCGTTGATGTGtcgttttcacaaaaacaagACACCCGGAAGCTCAAAAGTCGACCGTTTCTTGGCGAGAAAAGCAGCTTCAAACTTGGCGAAATTCCGAAACCAAAGGAGGAAAAACGCCGAGAAGAGCCGTTCACAATGCGAGGCTTCGATTTTGGAAGCGACGATAAAGTGACGAAAATCAGAGACAAAATCTGCGATATAGTGGATCCTACAAATGCTAGAAGAACTGATCCGAATTTTATTCGGCAAATGCATGAAAATACGCTGAAAGGCATCGAGGTGGCTTCAAATCCGCACTTTAAGAAGACCAG AGCACCTACGAAAAACCGAGCAGCTATCCAAAATACCCTCGGAACCCTCTATCCATCATTTACGACTGCAGCCGGCCAGGATCCACAGAATAGCAAGTTCCAAGTGCCTCTGGATCGTCAATCCAGTTCCCAATCGATTGGAAGCTTGGCAGGGATACCACCGGCCAGAAGAGCACCGGATATCCCGAAACGATGCTCCAATCCGCTCATCAGAAAGGCGATGGGAATGGATACGGAAGGAGgtggaaaagatgaaaaaatgagTGGATTGAGAGCTGAGCCAACGCTAAAGCACTTTGATGAAAATATCATTTCATTGATTGAATCGGAAATTATGTCTGTGAACAATGAGATCGGATGGGCTGATGTTGCTGGATTGGAAGGAGCGAAAAAAGCATTACGGGAGATTGTTGTACTGCCATTTAAAAGACC tgacgTCTTCACCGGAATCCGTGCTCCACCGAAAGGTGTTCTTCTATTCGGACCACCAGGAACCGGAAAAACAATGATCGGGAGATGTGTCGCTTCCCAGTGCAAAGCCactttcttcaatatttcagcATCGTCGTTAACCTCAAAATGGGTTGGAGAAGGTGAAAAGCTTGTTCGTGCTCTGTTCTCAGTTGCTCGTCTGAAACTTCCGAGTGTTATCTTCATCGATGAGATCGACTCGTTACTATCATCCCGGTCGGAATCGGAACACGAATCTTCACGGCGCATCAAGACAGAGTTCCTGGTACAGTTGGATGGTGTGAATACGGCTCCAGATGAACGGCTTCTTGTATTGGGTGCCACAAATCGGCCACAAGAGTTGGATGAAGCTGCTCGTCGACGCTTCCAGAAGCGACTGTACATTGCGCTTCCGGAGCCAGAGTCGCGCACACAAATTGTGCAGAATCTACTTGTAGGCACGCGTCATGATATCACAAATCATAATTTGGAGCGGATTAGAGAGCTTACAGACGGCTATTCTGGAGCTGACATGAGGCAATTGTGCACTGAAGCAGCGATGGGTCCTATCAGAGACATTGGAGACGATATTGAGACGATTGATAAGGATGAT attcgtGCCGTTACTGTAATGGATTTCGCCGAAGCAGCTCGTGTCGTTCGGCCAACAGTCGACGATTCTCAATTGGATGCCTACGCGGCTTGGGACAAAAAATTCGGTTGCCTTCCACCTCCTTCAATATCCCGTTGA
- the figl-1 gene encoding AAA domain-containing protein (Confirmed by transcript evidence): MIGRCVASQCKATFFNISASSLTSKWVGEGEKLVRALFSVARLKLPSVIFIDEIDSLLSSRSESEHESSRRIKTEFLVQLDGVNTAPDERLLVLGATNRPQELDEAARRRFQKRLYIALPEPESRTQIVQNLLVGTRHDITNHNLERIRELTDGYSGADMRQLCTEAAMGPIRDIGDDIETIDKDDIRAVTVMDFAEAARVVRPTVDDSQLDAYAAWDKKFGCLPPPSISR; encoded by the exons ATGATCGGGAGATGTGTCGCTTCCCAGTGCAAAGCCactttcttcaatatttcagcATCGTCGTTAACCTCAAAATGGGTTGGAGAAGGTGAAAAGCTTGTTCGTGCTCTGTTCTCAGTTGCTCGTCTGAAACTTCCGAGTGTTATCTTCATCGATGAGATCGACTCGTTACTATCATCCCGGTCGGAATCGGAACACGAATCTTCACGGCGCATCAAGACAGAGTTCCTGGTACAGTTGGATGGTGTGAATACGGCTCCAGATGAACGGCTTCTTGTATTGGGTGCCACAAATCGGCCACAAGAGTTGGATGAAGCTGCTCGTCGACGCTTCCAGAAGCGACTGTACATTGCGCTTCCGGAGCCAGAGTCGCGCACACAAATTGTGCAGAATCTACTTGTAGGCACGCGTCATGATATCACAAATCATAATTTGGAGCGGATTAGAGAGCTTACAGACGGCTATTCTGGAGCTGACATGAGGCAATTGTGCACTGAAGCAGCGATGGGTCCTATCAGAGACATTGGAGACGATATTGAGACGATTGATAAGGATGAT attcgtGCCGTTACTGTAATGGATTTCGCCGAAGCAGCTCGTGTCGTTCGGCCAACAGTCGACGATTCTCAATTGGATGCCTACGCGGCTTGGGACAAAAAATTCGGTTGCCTTCCACCTCCTTCAATATCCCGTTGA